The Penicillium digitatum chromosome 6, complete sequence genome has a window encoding:
- a CDS encoding Oxoglutarate/iron-dependent dioxygenase, with protein MSVGVSFGFLDHRSDVGNLLKSSCHIFRQWTLSRYCPIAWLAANTSIGRRLFISGRDDGTGMGMWTTQVHEITQKRIETSKTGEKPRWEHSMLDQWLAAKSAAGEGIPLSDLEDQLVSDVFGGPYALATTISHLVTTMANHPQAVRRAHQEIDSAFTQQTLSTPSPTYTECCALPFIDACVREAMRITATASPR; from the exons ATGAGTGTGGGGGTGAGCTTCGGCTTCCTAGACCACAGGTCCGATGTAGgcaacttgttgaaaagcAGTTGCCATATCTTCCGGCAATGGACGCTCAGTCGATATTGCCCCATCGCTTGGCTAGCTGCTAATACCTCTATTGGCCGTCGCTTATTTATTAGTGGGCGCGACGATGGAACCGGCATGGGCATGTGGACTACT CAAGTGCATGAAATTACTCAAAAGCGTATTGAAACTTCCAAAACAGGGGAAAAGCCACGATGGGAACACTCCATGTTGGATCAATGGCTGGCGGCCAAATCCGCGGCAGGGGAAGGTATTCCCCTATCGGATCTCGAGGACCAGCTAGTTTCAGATGT ATTCGGTGGTCCCTATGCACTCGCTACTACGATAAGCCATTTGGTGACCACAATGGCCAACCATCCCCAGGCTGTTCGGCGAGCCCACCAAGAGATTGATAGCGCCTTTACCCAGCAGACCCTCTCTACCCCATCTCCCACCTACACAGAATGCTGTGCTCTCCCCTTTATTGATGCTTGCGTGCGGGAGGCCATGCGTATCACAGCGACGGCCTCTCCTCGATAG
- a CDS encoding Oxoglutarate/iron-dependent dioxygenase — MLEQLDFARFDHGSTEERDQFCRDLISELNKSGWVRLVNHGVPPESIDRAFEASNRFFNLPMEQKLKSPHPPSAHPHRGFSPVGLENVSTVSNYRSSATQPLLKDMKESYDIGSEQDPLYSNIWPPAEVSDSFQTIMSSFFTVCYNAQLNILDAISIGLGLPVHSLRELHTEQTNELRLTHYPEVDRGEFANATRIAAHTDFGTITLLFQDNVGGLEMEQPPGSGVFVPADNAGPYECIVNVGDCLQMWTGLHSARHRVHLAQSENQGNMVQERFSIAYFAKPDRAALLRPLLDSVVDDSKPVQKLLTANEFQHMRIKGTYA; from the exons ATGCTTGAGCAACTTGACTTTGCGAGATTTGACCATGGGAGTACCGAAGAGCGAGATCAGTTCTGCCGTGATTTGATTTCCGAGTTGAACAAGTCGGGTTGGGTACGACTAGTCAATCATGGCGTCCCTCCAGAGAGCATTGACCGGGCATTTGAGGCG AGCAACAGATTCTTCAATCTCCCAATGGAGCAGAAGCTGAAGTCGCCTCACCCTCCCTCGGCTCATCCCCATCGGGGCTTCAGTCCCGTTGGCCTGGAGAACGTTTCAACTGTATCTAACTATCGCTCCTCGGCAACACAACCCTTGCTCAAGGATATGAAG GAGTCTTATGATATTGGATCAGAACAAGATCCCCTGTACTCCAACATTTGGCCTCCCGCTGAAGTTTCCGATAGCTTTCAAACAATAATGAGCTCGTTCTTCACCGTCTGTTATAACGCCCAGTTGAACATTCTGGACGCTATTTCGATTGGCTTGGGATTGCCCGTTCACTCTCTGCGTGAACTGCACACCGAACAGACCAACGAGCTGCGGCTCACGCACTATCCAGAAGTGGATCGGGGTGAGTTTGCCAATGCTACTCGCATAGCGGCGCACACTGATTTTGGCACTATCACTCTGTTGTTCCAAGACAATGTCGGAGGCCTTG AGATGGAACAGCCCCCTGGTAGTGGAGTCTTTGTTCCGGCTGACAACGCTGGCCCTTATGAGTGTATTGTCAATGTCGGTGATTGTCTCCAAATGTGGACGGGGCTGCATAGTGCCCGGCACCGTGTGCATCTAGCACAAAGTGAAAACCAAGGAAATATGGTCCAAGAGCGATTCTCGATTGCGTATTTCGCAAAACCTGATCGTGCAGCGCTTCTCCGCCCACTACTGGATTCAGTAGTGGATGATAGCAAGCCGGTGCAAAAGTTGTTGACAGCCAATGAGTTCCAGCATATGCGCATCAAGGGCACGTACGCCTAA